Proteins encoded in a region of the Carassius auratus strain Wakin chromosome 21, ASM336829v1, whole genome shotgun sequence genome:
- the ppp1r36 gene encoding protein phosphatase 1 regulatory subunit 36 isoform X1 encodes MAKSPSEPITMPSSGRWDWNDETKTLEFIRFEAKEEVKEKKKTNTSKSQEQSRKPLEKWQTNTVRPAQLEAFKTSLKRSLMECVTIQDVKLAAVCLLHKNDRFPIPPRFLSLLKSKELDELLAKLLLYFSCYFEKKALEEKPTFVIAGPSLLSDSEMQMNAKLELAQRQFAVCYFSLQLKLLPHQHQISDRIRMSLNASIDRDMQLNECLLRFYSYAAWVTFERRGLKGIRMEIGRLFGSNVFNPAPNESKNEWKDQESSQKSPSKFLNSRQTSLNTWKSNRLPPLNKIITQRSPLMVSLLPTPQEKAPHLFERSRGPQVPSTEDSDSEAVMEELKEQLKEQLRSLSFGILGRPLSQFSPETLKPQESPSEEETENEEDEGSNSKVVSADPRVLIKTSVTGQRSLTTAADKRMHSSRADLVSRATTEAVSSDTE; translated from the exons ATGGCAAAATCGCCTTCTGAACCG ATAACAATGCCTTCCTCTGGACGCTGGGACTGGAACGATGAAACAAAAACCCTGGAGTTCATACG TTTCGAAGCCAAAGAAGAggtgaaagagaagaagaaaacaaatacGTCTAAATCCCAAGAGCAGTCCAGGAAGCCTCTGGAGAAGTGGCAAAC GAATACGGTGCGTCCCGCTCAACTGGAAGCCTTCAAGACCTCATTAAAACGCTCACTAATGGAATGCGTCACAATTCAGGATGTTAAAT TGGCAGCAGTCTGTTTGCTACACAAGAACGACAGGTTTCCCATTCCTCCACGTTTTCTGTCCCTGCTAAA GAGCAAAGAGCTGGATGAGCTTCTCGCCAAACTCCTGCTCTACTTTTCTTGCTACTTTGAGAAGAAAGCTCTGGAGGAGAAACCGACGTTTGTCATAGC CGGGCCATCATTACTCAGTGACTCTGAGATGCAGATGAATGCTAAACTGGAGCTGGCACAAAGGCAGTTTGCCGTCTGTTACTTCAGTCTGCAGCTTAAGCTGCTCCCTCATCAGCACCAGATTTCTGACAG AATCAGGATGTCCTTAAACGCATCCATTGACCGTGACATGCAACTAAATGAG TGTCTCCTCAGATTTTACAGCTATGCTGCATGGGTGACCTTTGAGAGGCGGGGCCTAAAGGGCATTCGGATGGAGATCGGACGCTTGTTTGGCTCAAACGTGTTTAACCCTGCACCGAATGAATCCAAAAATGAATGGAAAGACCAGGAGAGTTCCCAGAAGAGTCCGTCTAAGTTTCTGAACTCCCGACAAACATCACTGAATACCTG GAAGTCAAACCGTCTTCCTCCCCTGAACAAAATCATAACCCAGCGTTCCCCGCTGATGGTGTCTCTGCTGCCGACTCCACAAGAAAAGGCCCCTCACCTGTTTGAGCGCTCCAGAGGTCCTCAAGTGCCCTCGACTGAAGACAGTGATTCAGAGGCGGTGATGGAGGAGCTCAAAGAGCAGCTTAAAGAGCAGCTGAGGTCTCTGAG CTTTGGAATCCTTGGAAGGCCTTTGAGCCAGTTCAGCCCCGAGACATTGAAGCCTCAGGAAAGCCCGAGTGAAGAGGAGACTGAGAACGAGGAAGACGAGGGTAGTAACAGCAAAGTGGTGAGCGCTGACCCACGCGTACTCATCAAGACCTCCGTCACTGGCCAAAGATCGCTCACCACAGCTGCAGACAAACGCATGCACTCCAGCCGAGCTGACTTAGTCTCCAGAGCCACCACTGAAGCGGTGTCCTCAGATACAGAATAA
- the ppp1r36 gene encoding protein phosphatase 1 regulatory subunit 36 isoform X2: MAKSPSEPITMPSSGRWDWNDETKTLEFIRFEAKEEVKEKKKTNTSKSQEQSRKPLEKWQTNTVRPAQLEAFKTSLKRSLMECVTIQDVKLAAVCLLHKNDRFPIPPRFLSLLKSKELDELLAKLLLYFSCYFEKKALEEKPTFVIAGPSLLSDSEMQMNAKLELAQRQFAVCYFSLQLKLLPHQHQISDRIRMSLNASIDRDMQLNECLLRFYSYAAWVTFERRGLKGIRMEIGRLFGSNVFNPAPNESKNEWKDQESSQKSPSKFLNSRQTSLNTWKSNRLPPLNKIITQRSPLMVSLLPTPQEKAPHLFERSRGPQVPSTEDSDSEAVMEELKEQLKEQLSFGILGRPLSQFSPETLKPQESPSEEETENEEDEGSNSKVVSADPRVLIKTSVTGQRSLTTAADKRMHSSRADLVSRATTEAVSSDTE, encoded by the exons ATGGCAAAATCGCCTTCTGAACCG ATAACAATGCCTTCCTCTGGACGCTGGGACTGGAACGATGAAACAAAAACCCTGGAGTTCATACG TTTCGAAGCCAAAGAAGAggtgaaagagaagaagaaaacaaatacGTCTAAATCCCAAGAGCAGTCCAGGAAGCCTCTGGAGAAGTGGCAAAC GAATACGGTGCGTCCCGCTCAACTGGAAGCCTTCAAGACCTCATTAAAACGCTCACTAATGGAATGCGTCACAATTCAGGATGTTAAAT TGGCAGCAGTCTGTTTGCTACACAAGAACGACAGGTTTCCCATTCCTCCACGTTTTCTGTCCCTGCTAAA GAGCAAAGAGCTGGATGAGCTTCTCGCCAAACTCCTGCTCTACTTTTCTTGCTACTTTGAGAAGAAAGCTCTGGAGGAGAAACCGACGTTTGTCATAGC CGGGCCATCATTACTCAGTGACTCTGAGATGCAGATGAATGCTAAACTGGAGCTGGCACAAAGGCAGTTTGCCGTCTGTTACTTCAGTCTGCAGCTTAAGCTGCTCCCTCATCAGCACCAGATTTCTGACAG AATCAGGATGTCCTTAAACGCATCCATTGACCGTGACATGCAACTAAATGAG TGTCTCCTCAGATTTTACAGCTATGCTGCATGGGTGACCTTTGAGAGGCGGGGCCTAAAGGGCATTCGGATGGAGATCGGACGCTTGTTTGGCTCAAACGTGTTTAACCCTGCACCGAATGAATCCAAAAATGAATGGAAAGACCAGGAGAGTTCCCAGAAGAGTCCGTCTAAGTTTCTGAACTCCCGACAAACATCACTGAATACCTG GAAGTCAAACCGTCTTCCTCCCCTGAACAAAATCATAACCCAGCGTTCCCCGCTGATGGTGTCTCTGCTGCCGACTCCACAAGAAAAGGCCCCTCACCTGTTTGAGCGCTCCAGAGGTCCTCAAGTGCCCTCGACTGAAGACAGTGATTCAGAGGCGGTGATGGAGGAGCTCAAAGAGCAGCTTAAAGAGCAGCTGAG CTTTGGAATCCTTGGAAGGCCTTTGAGCCAGTTCAGCCCCGAGACATTGAAGCCTCAGGAAAGCCCGAGTGAAGAGGAGACTGAGAACGAGGAAGACGAGGGTAGTAACAGCAAAGTGGTGAGCGCTGACCCACGCGTACTCATCAAGACCTCCGTCACTGGCCAAAGATCGCTCACCACAGCTGCAGACAAACGCATGCACTCCAGCCGAGCTGACTTAGTCTCCAGAGCCACCACTGAAGCGGTGTCCTCAGATACAGAATAA
- the ppp1r36 gene encoding protein phosphatase 1 regulatory subunit 36 isoform X3: MPSSGRWDWNDETKTLEFIRFEAKEEVKEKKKTNTSKSQEQSRKPLEKWQTNTVRPAQLEAFKTSLKRSLMECVTIQDVKLAAVCLLHKNDRFPIPPRFLSLLKSKELDELLAKLLLYFSCYFEKKALEEKPTFVIAGPSLLSDSEMQMNAKLELAQRQFAVCYFSLQLKLLPHQHQISDRIRMSLNASIDRDMQLNECLLRFYSYAAWVTFERRGLKGIRMEIGRLFGSNVFNPAPNESKNEWKDQESSQKSPSKFLNSRQTSLNTWKSNRLPPLNKIITQRSPLMVSLLPTPQEKAPHLFERSRGPQVPSTEDSDSEAVMEELKEQLKEQLRSLSFGILGRPLSQFSPETLKPQESPSEEETENEEDEGSNSKVVSADPRVLIKTSVTGQRSLTTAADKRMHSSRADLVSRATTEAVSSDTE; encoded by the exons ATGCCTTCCTCTGGACGCTGGGACTGGAACGATGAAACAAAAACCCTGGAGTTCATACG TTTCGAAGCCAAAGAAGAggtgaaagagaagaagaaaacaaatacGTCTAAATCCCAAGAGCAGTCCAGGAAGCCTCTGGAGAAGTGGCAAAC GAATACGGTGCGTCCCGCTCAACTGGAAGCCTTCAAGACCTCATTAAAACGCTCACTAATGGAATGCGTCACAATTCAGGATGTTAAAT TGGCAGCAGTCTGTTTGCTACACAAGAACGACAGGTTTCCCATTCCTCCACGTTTTCTGTCCCTGCTAAA GAGCAAAGAGCTGGATGAGCTTCTCGCCAAACTCCTGCTCTACTTTTCTTGCTACTTTGAGAAGAAAGCTCTGGAGGAGAAACCGACGTTTGTCATAGC CGGGCCATCATTACTCAGTGACTCTGAGATGCAGATGAATGCTAAACTGGAGCTGGCACAAAGGCAGTTTGCCGTCTGTTACTTCAGTCTGCAGCTTAAGCTGCTCCCTCATCAGCACCAGATTTCTGACAG AATCAGGATGTCCTTAAACGCATCCATTGACCGTGACATGCAACTAAATGAG TGTCTCCTCAGATTTTACAGCTATGCTGCATGGGTGACCTTTGAGAGGCGGGGCCTAAAGGGCATTCGGATGGAGATCGGACGCTTGTTTGGCTCAAACGTGTTTAACCCTGCACCGAATGAATCCAAAAATGAATGGAAAGACCAGGAGAGTTCCCAGAAGAGTCCGTCTAAGTTTCTGAACTCCCGACAAACATCACTGAATACCTG GAAGTCAAACCGTCTTCCTCCCCTGAACAAAATCATAACCCAGCGTTCCCCGCTGATGGTGTCTCTGCTGCCGACTCCACAAGAAAAGGCCCCTCACCTGTTTGAGCGCTCCAGAGGTCCTCAAGTGCCCTCGACTGAAGACAGTGATTCAGAGGCGGTGATGGAGGAGCTCAAAGAGCAGCTTAAAGAGCAGCTGAGGTCTCTGAG CTTTGGAATCCTTGGAAGGCCTTTGAGCCAGTTCAGCCCCGAGACATTGAAGCCTCAGGAAAGCCCGAGTGAAGAGGAGACTGAGAACGAGGAAGACGAGGGTAGTAACAGCAAAGTGGTGAGCGCTGACCCACGCGTACTCATCAAGACCTCCGTCACTGGCCAAAGATCGCTCACCACAGCTGCAGACAAACGCATGCACTCCAGCCGAGCTGACTTAGTCTCCAGAGCCACCACTGAAGCGGTGTCCTCAGATACAGAATAA
- the sra1 gene encoding steroid receptor RNA activator 1, giving the protein MCDRFVKPGNQEHGWNDPPQFSYGLQKDSGGPKRNVLNKRVHAPQFTGSGSEMPSAAVAMPTPPRGMNPPPMDSSTPPSVCPKTPSDGQMEAELDTEPSFEDVQEPLYGALNACRHTVKKQICDDVERRLKLFEDMWKSGKLSPLVKRRMHRLSQDLKRKNWDAADEIHRGLMVDHVAEVSQWMVGVKRLIAEARSLNPEQNTCTDPGS; this is encoded by the exons ATGTGCGATAGATTTGTAAAACCAG GTAATCAGGAGCACGGGTGGAACGACCCGCCGCAGTTTTCATACGGCTTGCAGAAGGATTCAGGGGGACCAAAGCGAAATGTTCTCAATAAGAGGGTTCACGCGCCGCAGTTCACAG GCTCTGGATCAGAGATGCCATCCGCAGCAGTGGCGATGCCAACGCCGCCCCGGGGAATGAACCCTCCTCCGATGGACAGCAGCACCCCGCCCTCCGTCTGTCCCAAAACTCCCTCCGACGGACAGATGGAGGCAGAGCTGGACACAGAGCCGTCCTTTGAGGATGTGCAAGAACCACTTTATGGAGCGCTGAACGCATGCAGACATACTGTAAAG AAACAGATTTGTGATGATGTGGAAAGACGTCTGAAGCTTTTTGAGGACATGTGGAAAAGTGGAAAACTTTCTCCTTTGGTTAAACGTAGGATGCATAGATTGTCCCAAG ACCTGAAAAGAAAAAACTGGGATGCAGCGGATGAGATCCACAGAGGCCTGATGGTGGACCACGTTGCTGAAGTCAGTCAGTGGATGGTTGGAGTCAAGCGTCTCATCGCTGAAGCTCGGAGCCTGAACCCAGAACAAAACACCTGCACTGATCCAGGCTCATGA